A stretch of the Chthoniobacterales bacterium genome encodes the following:
- a CDS encoding response regulator, whose amino-acid sequence MGIAVAGSLGAILKVPLWANWGIASAAMVPNTAVCVVLLALGLILMALRVRPAASALGLVVTLFAGIVVSQYFTGKTYRVDTLFFAPLPGGSARISPNAGTAIILLGLAMGAFASRARFWVGVGAALGSAAMAVIVLALLGYATGLRPVARWGNISGMSLPSATALFLLATGFLVALRERNRRFDFGPALFFTGILILASVAATAVLSNFGLLEGQREVRHTLEVRDVLRRIGQQVEVADRLERSHYNTGDPATVGQLKAAQAQLWSQYGELNNLVKDNVSQAARAEALNDLLRQKLVQNDRLLSMGTLGQVGLDVRKREVLASLQAGDAVEAKLNEMLAEEQRLLGERGTRTEQLSRESLGMLIVAAGVAVLLIIAALLAARVAARQRRHALEELEALNARLEVRVLQRTSALEEANAGLRAAEERMRFLADTMPYMVWTTDPEGNLEYFNEALVDYCGMTRADLKDGRMTEALHPDDRGPAEADFRRARETGEPYMRENRYLRASDQTYRWHEVRARPERNAEGAIIRWIGSSVDIHDQRQHAEELAHRVAEATEELRAILEGATHFIFSVDAAGLVRSWNVAAERTLGWRAAETIGRPATLAWHNRDELIRAFGGDGTIEGFFERARRGEVIEREWRLMRRGGGEFPAWLSVTSLHDEDEEFSGAAFIGHDLTDRKRLEASLAEARDAAVEASRLKSEFLANMSHELRTPMNGIIGMSELLLLAPLPPEQREMSETVLHSAESLLTIINDILDFSKIEAGRMHLDAQPFDLRRVVEDCALLLAPRAHEKDVELVLDCDPNLPARLVGDGGRIRQVVMNLTGNAVKFTQRGEVLVQVKLVHAAGNRAAIRAEVRDTGAGIPVEAQDRLFEPFTQADAATTRRFGGTGLGLAICRQLVELMGGAIGFDSREGEGSTFWFELELPLAESQPGSLSSDGLVGRRFLVVDDNANNRKVVAAQLAAMGANSECVASAAEAIEVLDRQFEPFSAALLDWHMPERDGASLARELRESGRVRGRGADQLVLLSSAASHGLIDGEHLFDAILTKPVRGAELRRTLLRLVGAADSAPASSSAPAFVESASGLELLLVEDNISNQRVAKLLLERLGHRVDVTSDGETALQLIAERRYDAVFMDCQMPQLDGYQATQRIRSGEVPGVNPRITVIALTANAMPSDRLKCLSAGMDDFVTKPVRLDDLGAVLRRCGLTA is encoded by the coding sequence ATGGGCATCGCGGTGGCGGGCAGTCTGGGAGCCATCCTGAAGGTTCCGCTCTGGGCAAACTGGGGGATTGCCTCTGCGGCGATGGTGCCGAATACCGCGGTGTGTGTGGTGCTGCTCGCGCTCGGTCTGATCCTGATGGCGCTCCGGGTGCGGCCGGCGGCTAGTGCCCTTGGTCTCGTGGTGACGTTGTTCGCGGGGATCGTGGTCTCGCAGTATTTCACGGGCAAGACCTACCGGGTGGACACCCTGTTCTTTGCGCCGTTGCCGGGAGGATCGGCGCGCATTTCGCCGAACGCGGGCACGGCTATCATCCTGCTGGGGCTGGCCATGGGAGCGTTTGCCTCGAGGGCGCGCTTCTGGGTGGGCGTAGGCGCGGCGCTGGGGAGCGCAGCGATGGCGGTGATCGTGCTGGCGCTGCTCGGCTACGCGACCGGGCTGCGCCCGGTGGCGCGCTGGGGGAACATCTCGGGGATGTCGCTGCCCAGCGCGACGGCGCTGTTTCTTCTGGCGACCGGATTTTTGGTTGCCCTCCGTGAGCGCAATCGCCGGTTCGACTTCGGCCCGGCCCTGTTTTTCACCGGCATTCTGATCCTTGCCTCGGTCGCGGCCACGGCGGTGTTGAGCAATTTCGGTCTGCTCGAGGGTCAGCGCGAGGTGCGGCACACGTTGGAGGTGCGGGACGTCCTGCGCCGAATCGGCCAGCAGGTGGAGGTCGCCGACCGGCTGGAGCGTTCGCATTACAACACGGGAGATCCCGCGACCGTGGGGCAGTTGAAAGCCGCCCAGGCCCAGCTCTGGAGTCAATACGGCGAGCTCAACAACCTCGTGAAGGACAATGTCTCGCAGGCCGCGCGGGCGGAGGCGCTGAACGACCTCCTGCGGCAGAAACTCGTCCAGAATGACAGGCTCCTCTCGATGGGCACCCTCGGACAGGTTGGGCTTGATGTCCGCAAACGAGAGGTCCTTGCCAGTCTGCAGGCCGGCGATGCCGTCGAAGCGAAGCTCAACGAGATGCTGGCCGAGGAGCAGCGCCTCCTTGGCGAACGCGGGACGCGGACGGAGCAACTCTCCCGGGAGAGTTTGGGGATGTTGATCGTTGCGGCGGGTGTCGCGGTGCTTCTCATTATCGCTGCGTTGCTGGCGGCCCGGGTGGCGGCCCGGCAGCGACGGCACGCTCTCGAGGAACTCGAGGCCCTGAACGCCCGCCTCGAGGTGCGGGTCCTCCAGCGCACCTCTGCGCTGGAGGAGGCGAATGCCGGCCTGCGGGCGGCGGAGGAGCGCATGCGGTTCCTTGCGGACACGATGCCTTACATGGTCTGGACGACCGATCCCGAAGGAAATCTCGAGTATTTCAACGAGGCCTTGGTCGACTATTGCGGGATGACTCGCGCGGATCTCAAGGACGGTCGCATGACGGAGGCCCTGCATCCGGATGATCGCGGACCGGCGGAGGCGGATTTCCGCCGGGCCCGGGAGACTGGCGAGCCCTACATGCGCGAAAATCGCTACCTGCGGGCATCCGATCAAACCTATCGCTGGCACGAGGTGCGCGCGCGGCCCGAGCGGAACGCCGAGGGCGCCATCATTCGCTGGATCGGCAGTTCCGTCGACATTCACGACCAGCGGCAGCATGCCGAGGAGCTCGCGCATCGGGTGGCCGAGGCGACTGAGGAACTGCGCGCCATTCTCGAAGGCGCCACGCATTTCATTTTTTCCGTGGATGCGGCGGGGCTCGTGCGGAGCTGGAACGTCGCGGCGGAGCGCACGCTCGGCTGGCGCGCGGCGGAGACGATCGGCCGCCCGGCGACTCTGGCGTGGCACAACCGTGACGAACTGATTCGCGCATTCGGTGGCGACGGAACGATCGAGGGCTTTTTCGAGCGGGCGCGCCGGGGCGAGGTGATCGAGCGCGAATGGCGACTCATGCGGCGGGGCGGCGGCGAGTTTCCGGCCTGGTTGAGCGTGACCTCGCTGCACGACGAGGACGAGGAGTTTTCCGGGGCGGCATTCATTGGTCACGACCTCACGGATCGCAAGCGCCTCGAGGCGAGCCTGGCGGAGGCGCGCGACGCCGCCGTCGAGGCCTCGCGTCTCAAGAGCGAGTTCCTTGCGAACATGAGCCACGAGCTGCGCACGCCGATGAACGGCATCATCGGCATGTCCGAGCTTCTGCTGCTCGCGCCGTTGCCGCCCGAACAGCGCGAGATGAGTGAGACGGTTCTCCATAGCGCCGAGTCCCTGCTCACGATCATCAACGACATTCTCGATTTTTCGAAGATCGAGGCCGGGCGCATGCATCTCGACGCCCAGCCGTTCGATCTGCGTCGCGTGGTCGAGGATTGCGCGCTGCTGCTCGCGCCTCGCGCCCACGAAAAGGACGTGGAGCTGGTGCTCGATTGCGACCCGAATCTCCCGGCCCGTCTGGTGGGCGATGGGGGGCGCATCCGCCAGGTCGTGATGAATCTCACGGGCAACGCGGTGAAGTTCACGCAACGCGGCGAGGTGCTCGTGCAGGTGAAGCTTGTCCACGCCGCGGGCAACCGCGCGGCGATTCGCGCGGAAGTGCGCGACACCGGGGCGGGCATTCCGGTGGAAGCGCAGGACCGCTTGTTCGAGCCCTTCACGCAGGCCGATGCCGCCACGACGCGCCGCTTCGGTGGCACCGGCCTGGGCCTCGCGATCTGCCGGCAGCTCGTGGAATTGATGGGCGGGGCGATCGGCTTCGACAGTCGCGAGGGCGAGGGATCGACGTTCTGGTTCGAGCTCGAACTTCCTCTCGCCGAAAGCCAGCCGGGAAGCTTGTCGAGCGACGGGCTCGTCGGACGGCGGTTTCTCGTCGTGGACGACAACGCGAACAATCGCAAGGTCGTCGCCGCGCAGCTCGCCGCCATGGGCGCAAATTCCGAGTGCGTGGCGAGTGCCGCCGAGGCCATCGAGGTGCTCGACCGGCAGTTCGAACCCTTCTCCGCGGCCCTGCTCGACTGGCACATGCCCGAGCGGGACGGCGCCTCCCTGGCGCGGGAGCTGCGCGAGTCCGGCCGGGTGCGGGGACGGGGCGCGGATCAGCTCGTTCTGCTCTCGTCGGCGGCCTCGCATGGCCTGATCGACGGGGAGCATCTTTTCGACGCGATCCTCACGAAGCCGGTGCGCGGCGCGGAATTGCGGCGCACGCTGTTGCGGCTGGTCGGTGCGGCGGATTCCGCGCCGGCGAGTTCTTCGGCGCCCGCCTTCGTCGAGTCCGCCAGCGGTCTCGAGCTTCTGCTGGTCGAGGACAATATTTCCAACCAGCGCGTCGCAAAGCTGCTGCTCGAGCGGCTCGGGCATCGGGTCGATGTGACCAGCGACGGCGAAACCGCGTTGCAATTGATCGCCGAGCGCCGCTACGACGCGGTCTTCATGGATTGCCAGATGCCGCAGCTCGATGGTTACCAGGCCACGCAGCGCATTCGCTCCGGCGAGGTTCCTGGCGTGAATCCGCGGATCACGGTGATCGCCCTCACGGCCAATGCCATGCCGAGCGACCGCCTGAAATGCCTGAGCGCGGGCATGGACGATTTCGTGACCAAACCCGTCCGGCTCGACGACCTCGGTGCGGTGCTCCGCCGCTGCGGGTTGACGGCGTAG
- the pstS gene encoding phosphate ABC transporter substrate-binding protein PstS, with the protein MKTSTLSRFAAALVLGATASAHAVQLSGAGASFPAPLYQRWAVDYNKAHPDVQVNYQSVGSGAGIKQFIAGTVDFAASDAAMKDDEIAKVAKGAVMIPATAGSIVIAYNLPGITDLKLSRDAYTGIFLGKITSWDDEVIKKDNPGIALPSLPINVAYRSDGSGTTFVFTKHLAAISPAFKDEVGSDKSVEWPVGVGGKGNEGVTALIKQTPGTVGYVEFGYAVGNSLPMASLQNKAGTFVKPTAESGAATLASVELPANLRIWPEDPTGTDAYPIATFTWLLLYGSYGDAAKLAALKDFVKWGLTDGQKLAPGLGYIPLPAPVVEKATAALDSVK; encoded by the coding sequence ATGAAAACTTCGACTCTCTCCCGATTCGCTGCCGCGCTCGTTCTTGGAGCGACCGCCTCCGCGCATGCCGTCCAGCTCAGTGGCGCAGGCGCCAGCTTCCCCGCCCCGCTCTACCAGCGCTGGGCCGTCGACTACAACAAGGCCCACCCCGACGTGCAGGTGAACTACCAATCCGTCGGCTCCGGCGCGGGCATCAAGCAATTCATTGCCGGCACCGTCGATTTCGCCGCCAGTGACGCCGCCATGAAGGACGACGAGATCGCCAAAGTCGCCAAGGGCGCCGTGATGATCCCCGCCACCGCCGGCTCGATCGTCATCGCCTACAACCTCCCCGGTATCACCGACCTCAAACTCTCCCGCGACGCCTACACCGGCATTTTCCTCGGCAAGATCACGAGCTGGGACGACGAAGTCATCAAGAAGGACAACCCCGGCATCGCCCTGCCCTCCCTTCCGATCAACGTCGCCTACCGCTCCGACGGCAGCGGCACCACCTTCGTCTTCACGAAGCACCTCGCCGCCATCAGCCCGGCGTTCAAGGATGAGGTCGGCAGCGACAAGTCCGTCGAATGGCCTGTCGGCGTCGGCGGCAAGGGCAACGAAGGCGTCACCGCCCTCATCAAGCAGACTCCCGGCACCGTCGGCTACGTGGAGTTCGGCTACGCCGTAGGCAACAGCCTCCCCATGGCCAGCCTGCAGAACAAGGCCGGCACGTTCGTGAAGCCCACCGCCGAAAGCGGCGCCGCCACCCTCGCCAGCGTCGAACTTCCCGCCAATCTCCGCATCTGGCCCGAAGACCCGACCGGCACCGACGCCTACCCGATCGCGACCTTCACCTGGCTCCTCCTCTACGGATCCTATGGCGACGCCGCCAAGCTCGCCGCCCTCAAGGATTTCGTGAAGTGGGGCCTCACCGACGGCCAGAAGCT